A window of Ictalurus furcatus strain D&B chromosome 4, Billie_1.0, whole genome shotgun sequence genomic DNA:
atagcactttgttttcaacttctgttgtttttaaatgtgctttataaataactaaactaaactaaactaaactggGTATAAGTGAGAACATAACAACGGCTAACATCTTTAGGGGTTGCAGCATATAAGGtgtttacttaaaatatattgaaTAACTTCAcacattatataattatattcatGCAgtgagctttgaagattttaaTTAtaccatttcatttttataccTAATCAGAATGAAAAGCCAACTCTTCATTTGGCTTTGTACTCCAAAGTTATGTAGCCTTGTTTGACAATGGTAAAAACCAGACTCTTTTAAACATTACTAAAACAACTGAGTTCCAATAAGATTTCCATATGATCCAATAATTATGTTGAAACAATTTTGTGTCTCATattaaaaacatcaaaacattctgaaacaatttggggaaaaagaaaagaaaaaatgtaattgaaacatcatttaaaactcTTTGCTTATTGCTTATTGTTAACACTGCAATTTTAAATAGAATAATTATTTCAATGAGAAAAGAGCACTGAGTCTATTCTgtaaataatacttaaataatacaaataaataaataaataaataaataatttgtaagTGATCATGTTGTACTCTATTAATGAAAGCATAGTAGATAAAGCATAGCATGATATgaattgaaatatttattttctacagGTTTGTCAGGTGTATGTGATTATATTGcagatatattttttactatcataaaaatagaacatgttacattaaaaaatatgctTTGGTGATCTTTCAGGGGAAAGAATGGCTTTGTTTAAGCTGCCAGACACAAAGAGCACTAAAAGGGGTAGAATCTCAAGGGTCTTGTGTGATGAAGTCCCACCCTCAGCACCCTGAAGCCACAACCCAAAAGAAGGATTCTACTACAGGTCCCACATCAAAACAGACCACCCTCCGACCAAAAGAGATTAGTTGTGCCAACCAGACAGTTGATCAGAAAGAAGGAACTAGTAAACAGCAACATAGTTCAACAGTAACAAAACTGACTAATGAGCATAATGAGCAGACAGCAAAAACTGACCTACCTTCTACTCAGTCTGAACCATCATCAAGGGCAGAACCTTCTCAAGAAGAGACAGGTTTCTTTAATTTTGGGTTTGGTGGTGTGCGTTCTCGATCACCATCTCCTCAGGTGGCTAACTCTTCTGTTTCTGGAAAGGTTCTTGGCTTTGGCTCCTCCTTACTCAGCTCAGCATCTAACCTGATACCAGCAGCTGTTCAGAATGAGCCTTCCACCACACCACCATCTTCTCGAAAGGGATCTACAGTGTCTCAAACGTCTGACAATGCAACCAGtacaaaatcacaaaaaggACCTGCAGCATCAAAAAATGATGCCAAAATATCCTCAATGAGGTCAGAAAATAAATCATCAACTGCTGATAAGGATAAGACACCAGGACATCAGCAGAGTAAGGCACCCTTATCTCAAGAAAAGATACCAGAACATTTGCCAAAAATAGATAAAGATGCTCAGCATCTTCCCAAAGCTTGTCCACTCTGTAAAGAAGAGCTTAGGCAGGATCCTCCCAACTACAATGTCTGCACTGAATGCAAAAAGTATGTGTGTAAGCTTTGTGGATTCAACCCTATGCCTCATCAGACAGAGGTAAGATAATTTGATACATTGTAGTTCATTTCATGTATTCAATTCATgtataattgttttttgttttcccttAAAGACCCTCAAAGTATGGACTGTGCCCCTTTTGCTTATATATCCATTTGCTTAAAAAATCCACAGTTTCTATGGGATAGCTTTGCTGTACTGTACATTGTGAGCCAAAATAACAGATGTTTATGCTGAGTTCTGCTGAATGTGCAGTGTTCatctaataaaacagttttattaGACTGACAGTATCTGTTTATTTGGCCATATTGAACGCTACTTTCCGCATTCTTTCATTATTCTATCTGAAATTTCAGGTGACAGAGTGGCTTTGTCTGAACTGTCAAATGCAAAGAGCTCATGATAATGCTCCAGTGGTGCCCCAGAAAATATCTGAACAACCCCATTCTTCACCAAAGGCAGAAATGGCTCCATTCTTACAACAGAAAGATACTTGTGCTGTGGACACtacaaagaaaacaactaaCCCTATAACAAGAGCTCCACAGAAAGACAATAAATTGGGGGCCATTCAGAAAATAGAGCAAGAGCAAACGGAGGCACCAAATGACTCACTTCCTCTACACAAACAACAGCAGCTAGAAACTGGGAAACCGAAGGGTGATACATCAAAGATAGACAAGTCAGAAACCAAGGATGAATCAGGTTTctttggttttggttttggtggTGCTCGATCACGATCACCATCTCCCAAGCCTGCTGCCTCTGCAGTTTCTGGAAAGGTTCTAGGCTTTGGTACATCCTTCCTCAGCTCAGCCTCTAATCTGATCTCTTCAGCTGTTATGGATGAGCCTTCCACGACACCACCAGCCTCTCGTAAAGGTTCATCTGTCTCGCAAAGTTCTGTTAGTTCTACTACACCACCATCCTCTCGAAAAGGTTCTGCAGTTTCACAGACTTTGTCCAAATCAACACCACCCACTTCCCATAAGGGTTCATCAGTTTCACAGACATCTTACAAGACTGGCTCTTCAGCCACAACACCAGTTACTTCACGCAAAGGGAGTGACAATTCCCAGGACATAACAAAGGAGACCAAAAAATCTTCTAATGAAAAggcagaagaaaagaaattccaTGAACCACAGTCATCTGAAACAATATCTGAAAAAGTTAAGGACTCTGCAGGTGTTGATAAGTCATCTCAGCAGCTACCAAAAACTTGTCCACTTTGCTTAACAGATATAAACAAAGATCTCCCAAACTATAGCACCTGTAATGAATGCAAGAGCATTGTGTGTAACCTCTGTGGATTCAGCCCCATGCCTCAAGAAACAGAGGTAAGCCTTTACATTTTGATAGTAGGCCTACATGTATGCTAATAAGATTGTAATGAAACTGCTGTAATTAAGATGTTCTTGTAGTTCTTGTTAAAATGCACTTGTTATTGGTAATGTGTGGCTTTAGAAAAACTTTACCTGTCAATGGAAGGCATCTGAATATTTAAACCATCTGCTTTAAATGTAGATAATGGAGTGGCTCTGTCTGAACTGCCATACAAGACGAGCATCAGGAATTTCTTCTATGCAGTCTACCAAAATCCCCCCAACATCATCTTCTCAAAATATGAAGACTTCTGTGTCAGAACACTCTAAGAAGAAGAAAGATCTTCCTGATAAAACTATTCAAAAAGGCCAGACAACTGCtgagataaaacaaaaaaatgaaatatctgcTGCAGCAGTGGAAAAGCAGGTCAATCAGCAGCAGTCTACTCTACAACACAATGTGGAGAAATCTCAAAAGACTTCAAAAGTTGAGCCCTCTCCTGCCATGGATAAACCCCTTCAAGAAAACTCAGGATTCTATGGCATTGTTGGGGCTCGATCTCGATCACCATCCCCTCAGCCTGGTGTCTCTGCTGTTACTGGGAAGGGTTTAGGATTTGGTTCTTCCTTTTTCAGCTCTGCATCTAATCTCATCTCATCGGCTTTTGAGGATGAACCTTCCATGACACTCCCAACCTCTCGCAAAGATTCATCAGTCTCTCAAAGTTCTATTAGGTCCAGTACACCACCTCCATCCTCCCGCAAAGGTTCTGGAGTCACGCAGGCCACCATACTACAAGGGGACTCTCAGAAAAAGCAGACAGATATACATAAATCACAGATTATAGACaacaaagaaggaaagaaacctGAGGTGCCAAAACAGGGAAAGGAGCCCCCAAATCCAGATGAATCCAAGCCAGAGCCATCAAAAGTGAAAGAatcctctcacactctcccgaAATACTGCCCTCTCTGCAAGGTGGAGATCAAGAATGAGCCTTCCAACTATAACACCTGCACTGACTGCAAAAACATTGTATGCATACAATGTGGATTCAATCCTTCACCACACCAAACAGAGGTAAGAAGAACATatattttggtatttaaatgtgGCTTTTAGTGTTCTTAGCCAATAACGTGCCCAGGAAAAGCCTGAGTACCATGATTTGAATCTATTAGTTGATGTATTTCCATTTCAAACAGGAACTCAGGGAAGGACCATATAAAAGGGTTTGACTGATTTCTACAACAGACAATATCATTCAATATACACTACTCCTCCCACCAAATCTGTGAACTCAGTGGTAAACTCAGTTAGCAAATTGGCTTCTTTAGGATTTCCCATTGACAATTTGCTCATTGCAGCTTTGTCATGCTCAGTGTCTAAGAGCAGGGGTTTCCATCCCCCTCAACTTGGAATGGTATTGGACTGTGGTCGTTATTATCAACCCCCCGCAATCTTTTCCTTCTCCCCCACAGTAAAACTAATGCAACATTAGACTTCCTGCTGGGGAAGATGGGAAAGATTGCCATTTGACACGAAgcaatgaaataaaactatAGAGAAGCATACACACAACTGCATCAACTTACAATATAACGAAATGCTTGCTGATTTGCCATGTCATACTTATCACATATGTTAGCTGTATACTAAGTGTATGCAACAGCATTATCATGGCCTCCAGTGTTTTTTGAGTGAGGTCAT
This region includes:
- the LOC128606243 gene encoding protein piccolo-like; translation: MSSAVNKFSLFGDETEEGKEKQQQGPLKQKIPEQHGNGQPVSQGSQKHITERPPGGRMDDPQQQGIGRGLAQYPVSGRGSPQQQRAGRGGPHHQGVGRGKSPQHETGRGGPLQQDPTGPGTHQVEITAASASGMESLCPICKNTKFNFQSKEPPNHNTCTQCKSVVCSMCGFSPPDAAAKEWLCLNCQMQRALGFEEPPTPFISSKIPTPSPSPVKQSSSTAQKKETTQSKTLHPSSGQQSKYPEGHKTPGQDSSTTAKETTSTPHLQQKPTQQQKVKDAPSPAKSEPRKQPEPPKEQSGFFGFRSRSPSPQPPVSAVSGKVLGFGSSLFSSASNLISSAVQDESSTMQPTLHKASSDSQTSDRSTTPASRKASEDSKDSPKLPKTPKQEQKKTEVAQPTNATVNQTKEKLISSPSPKASPKPVPKACPICKVGLKKEPRNYNTCTECKTAVCNQCGFNPMPHQAEGKEWLCLSCQTQRALKGVESQGSCVMKSHPQHPEATTQKKDSTTGPTSKQTTLRPKEISCANQTVDQKEGTSKQQHSSTVTKLTNEHNEQTAKTDLPSTQSEPSSRAEPSQEETGFFNFGFGGVRSRSPSPQVANSSVSGKVLGFGSSLLSSASNLIPAAVQNEPSTTPPSSRKGSTVSQTSDNATSTKSQKGPAASKNDAKISSMRSENKSSTADKDKTPGHQQSKAPLSQEKIPEHLPKIDKDAQHLPKACPLCKEELRQDPPNYNVCTECKKYVCKLCGFNPMPHQTEVTEWLCLNCQMQRAHDNAPVVPQKISEQPHSSPKAEMAPFLQQKDTCAVDTTKKTTNPITRAPQKDNKLGAIQKIEQEQTEAPNDSLPLHKQQQLETGKPKGDTSKIDKSETKDESGFFGFGFGGARSRSPSPKPAASAVSGKVLGFGTSFLSSASNLISSAVMDEPSTTPPASRKGSSVSQSSVSSTTPPSSRKGSAVSQTLSKSTPPTSHKGSSVSQTSYKTGSSATTPVTSRKGSDNSQDITKETKKSSNEKAEEKKFHEPQSSETISEKVKDSAGVDKSSQQLPKTCPLCLTDINKDLPNYSTCNECKSIVCNLCGFSPMPQETEIMEWLCLNCHTRRASGISSMQSTKIPPTSSSQNMKTSVSEHSKKKKDLPDKTIQKGQTTAEIKQKNEISAAAVEKQVNQQQSTLQHNVEKSQKTSKVEPSPAMDKPLQENSGFYGIVGARSRSPSPQPGVSAVTGKGLGFGSSFFSSASNLISSAFEDEPSMTLPTSRKDSSVSQSSIRSSTPPPSSRKGGDQE